One Mercurialis annua linkage group LG3, ddMerAnnu1.2, whole genome shotgun sequence DNA window includes the following coding sequences:
- the LOC126672468 gene encoding secreted RxLR effector protein 161-like produces the protein MAKIPYASAIGSLMYAMLCTRPDIAYAVSLTSRYQSNPGSEYWMTVKNIFKYLRRTKDMVLTYGGGYLKIDGFTDSDFQSDLDDRKSISGFVFTCNGGAVSWKSSKQETTADSTTEAEYIAASDAAKEAVWIKKFVSELGVVPTIESAVPLFCDNNGAIAQAKEPRSHQKSKHIERRYHIIREIVGKGDVIYS, from the exons atggcaaagataccatatgcttcggcaattggtagtcttatgtacgctatgttgtgtacgcggccagatattgcctatgcagttagtttgactagcagatatcaatccaatccaggttcagAATACTGGATGAcggttaagaatatctttaagtacttgagaagaactaaagatatggtcttaacatatggaggaggtTATCTTAAAATAGAtggctttacagattctgattttcaatcagatttagacgatcgtaagtctatatctggattcgtattcacatgtaatggaggagcagtgagttggaagagttccaaacaagaaaccactgcagattccactacagaagccgagtatattgcggcatcagatgctgcaaaggaagctgtttggattaagaagtttgtttctgaacttggtgtggttcctaccattgagtcggcggttcctcttttctgcgacaacaatggtgctatagcccaggcaaaggaaccccggtctcaccaaaaatccaaacacatagaaaggcgatATCATATTATCCGAGAAATTGTTGGGAAAGGAGATGt aatctattcttaa